A single Ketogulonicigenium vulgare WSH-001 DNA region contains:
- the tilS gene encoding tRNA lysidine(34) synthetase TilS, which yields MPDLSKDPRAIARAFVTQVTGRIGVAVSGGSDSLAALLLLHEAAPGRIWAATVDHNLRADSAAEAEMVQRFCAARDIAHYTLPWQPADMAGNLPHRARIARYSLLSTWAREAFLAGVVIAHNREDQAETYLMNLGRSAGIDGLSAMRDRWRVEGVPFYRPFMALSRKALRDVLRAGAISWVDDPTNDDPHYQRVRLRRLLPQLAEAGIETTDITRAALHLSQVSEALDWALTAAVGDPTTPAGEIVLPVAQYRSLPTAMRYRLLLRALDWIGGPAYPPRGPELTGLDQALFGASRRTLGGCLFTSGARHLRITREVAAVGAAVPAGVLFDGRWQLAGQLPQGALIGRLGGAIAEFPDWRASGYSRASLMAGPAIWQAQRLIAAPLLQPDAKWQAEVVRKFNMTPLSH from the coding sequence GTGCCTGACCTCAGCAAAGATCCGCGCGCCATTGCGCGCGCCTTTGTGACCCAGGTCACCGGTCGGATCGGTGTTGCCGTATCGGGTGGCAGCGATTCGCTGGCGGCACTGCTGCTGCTGCACGAGGCCGCGCCCGGCCGCATTTGGGCGGCAACCGTCGATCACAACCTGCGCGCGGATTCCGCTGCCGAGGCCGAGATGGTGCAGCGGTTTTGCGCTGCGCGCGACATTGCGCATTATACGCTGCCATGGCAGCCGGCGGATATGGCGGGCAATCTGCCCCATCGCGCCCGCATCGCCCGCTATAGCCTGCTGTCCACCTGGGCGCGCGAGGCGTTTTTGGCCGGTGTTGTTATCGCACATAACCGCGAGGATCAGGCCGAGACCTATCTGATGAACCTGGGCCGCAGCGCCGGGATCGACGGTCTGTCCGCGATGCGTGACCGCTGGCGCGTAGAGGGGGTGCCCTTCTATCGCCCCTTCATGGCTTTGTCGCGCAAGGCGCTGCGGGATGTGCTGCGGGCGGGCGCGATCTCGTGGGTTGATGATCCGACCAATGATGATCCGCATTACCAGCGTGTCCGTCTGCGCCGCTTGTTGCCGCAGCTGGCCGAGGCGGGGATTGAAACGACCGATATCACCCGCGCGGCGCTGCATTTATCCCAAGTGTCCGAAGCCCTTGATTGGGCCCTGACCGCAGCCGTCGGTGATCCAACCACACCCGCGGGCGAGATCGTTTTGCCGGTTGCGCAGTACCGCAGCCTCCCTACGGCCATGCGCTATCGCCTGCTGCTGCGGGCGCTGGATTGGATCGGTGGCCCCGCCTATCCGCCCCGCGGTCCCGAGCTTACGGGCCTTGACCAAGCTCTGTTTGGGGCGTCGCGGCGGACGTTGGGGGGGTGTCTCTTCACCAGCGGCGCGCGCCATTTGCGTATCACGCGCGAGGTCGCGGCTGTCGGCGCTGCGGTGCCGGCGGGCGTGTTGTTCGATGGTCGCTGGCAGCTGGCGGGCCAGTTGCCACAGGGCGCATTGATCGGGCGGTTGGGCGGCGCCATCGCGGAATTTCCCGATTGGCGCGCCAGCGGCTATAGCCGCGCCAGCCTGATGGCCGGGCCTGCCATTTGGCAAGCGCAACGGCTGATTGCGGCCCCGCTGCTGCAGCCGGACGCAAAATGGCAGGCGGAAGTGGTGCGCAAGTTCAATATGACGCCGCTTTCGCATTGA
- the tolQ gene encoding protein TolQ — protein sequence MDITHDLTMWALFARATLIVKIVMILLVLASVWCWAIVVDKYIQYRRAKAEAEQFDRAFWSGEPLDLLYQQIGPNPDGASQRVFAAGMGEWRRSHRTDGALIPGALSRIERAMDVVIGKESERLQKGLPVLATVGSVAPFVGLFGTVWGIMNAFVEIAAQQNTNLAVVAPGIAEALFATGLGLVAAIPAVIFYNKFNTDADRITASHEVFADEFSTILSRQLDA from the coding sequence ATGGATATTACGCACGACCTTACGATGTGGGCGCTGTTTGCCCGCGCGACGCTGATCGTCAAGATTGTGATGATCCTTCTGGTACTGGCCTCGGTGTGGTGCTGGGCCATTGTTGTCGACAAATACATCCAATACCGCCGCGCCAAGGCCGAGGCCGAGCAGTTCGACCGCGCCTTTTGGTCGGGCGAGCCGCTGGATTTGCTCTATCAACAGATCGGCCCCAACCCCGATGGCGCCAGCCAGCGCGTCTTTGCGGCCGGTATGGGCGAGTGGCGGCGCAGTCACCGCACCGATGGTGCGCTGATCCCCGGCGCGCTGTCGCGGATCGAGCGGGCGATGGATGTCGTGATCGGCAAGGAATCCGAGCGGCTGCAAAAAGGCCTGCCAGTGCTGGCGACGGTCGGTTCGGTTGCGCCTTTCGTGGGTCTTTTCGGCACCGTCTGGGGCATTATGAATGCCTTTGTGGAAATTGCCGCGCAGCAGAACACCAATCTCGCGGTCGTGGCCCCCGGTATCGCCGAGGCGCTTTTTGCGACCGGCCTTGGTCTGGTGGCTGCTATTCCCGCGGTTATCTTCTATAACAAATTCAATACGGATGCTGATCGTATCACCGCAAGCCACGAGGTTTTTGCGGATGAGTTCTCGACCATCCTGTCGCGCCAGTTGGACGCCTGA
- the folD gene encoding bifunctional methylenetetrahydrofolate dehydrogenase/methenyltetrahydrofolate cyclohydrolase FolD, with protein MAAVIIDGKAFAAKVRAQVGAAVTALKAQGITPGLAVVLVGEDPASQVYVRNKHRQTIEVGMNSFEHRLPAETPEADLLALIAQLNADTAVDGILVQLPLPAHLNAELVINAIDPTKDVDGFHIDNVGKLVTGQKSMVPCTPLGSLMLLRDSLGDLNGLEAVVIGRSNIVGKPMANLLLQQGCTVTIAHSRTRDLPAVVRRADIVVAAVGRPEMVKGEWLKPGATVIDVGINRIQPAGADKAKLVGDCDFDSCAAVAGAITPVPGGVGPMTIACLLANTLTATCRRYGLPEPVGLTA; from the coding sequence ATGGCGGCAGTAATTATCGACGGCAAGGCTTTTGCGGCCAAGGTGCGCGCGCAGGTCGGCGCTGCGGTCACGGCGCTGAAGGCGCAGGGCATCACTCCTGGACTGGCCGTTGTGCTGGTTGGCGAAGATCCCGCCAGCCAAGTTTACGTCCGCAATAAGCATCGCCAGACCATCGAGGTCGGTATGAACAGCTTTGAGCATCGCCTGCCTGCCGAGACGCCCGAGGCTGACCTGTTGGCGTTGATTGCGCAGTTGAACGCCGACACGGCCGTTGACGGTATCTTGGTGCAATTGCCGCTGCCCGCACATCTGAATGCCGAGCTGGTGATCAATGCGATTGATCCGACCAAGGATGTCGACGGCTTTCACATTGATAACGTGGGCAAACTCGTCACTGGCCAGAAATCCATGGTGCCCTGCACGCCGCTGGGCAGCCTGATGCTGCTGCGCGACAGCCTTGGTGATCTGAACGGCCTCGAGGCGGTCGTGATCGGCCGCAGCAATATTGTCGGCAAGCCGATGGCGAACCTGCTGCTGCAACAGGGCTGCACGGTCACAATCGCGCATTCGCGCACGCGCGATTTGCCTGCTGTGGTGCGCCGCGCCGATATCGTGGTGGCTGCCGTCGGCCGCCCCGAGATGGTCAAAGGCGAGTGGCTAAAGCCGGGCGCGACGGTGATTGATGTCGGTATCAACCGCATCCAGCCCGCAGGCGCGGACAAGGCCAAGCTGGTCGGCGATTGCGATTTCGATAGCTGCGCCGCGGTCGCGGGGGCGATTACGCCGGTGCCGGGCGGCGTCGGGCCGATGACGATTGCTTGCCTGTTGGCAAATACGCTGACCGCCACCTGCCGCCGCTATGGCCTGCCCGAGCCGGTGGGGCTGACGGCCTAA
- the dtd gene encoding D-aminoacyl-tRNA deacylase, with product MRALIQRVSEASVRVDGAVVGEIGSGLLILVCAMKDDDDTAPARMAVKLSKMRVFRDAQDKMNLSLMDTGGSALIVSQFTLAATTKGNRPGFSDAAPPERGRQLYESFTSEVAALGIPHANGIFGADMKVALVNDGPVTFWVEV from the coding sequence ATGCGCGCTTTGATTCAACGCGTGTCCGAGGCGTCGGTCCGTGTCGATGGCGCGGTGGTGGGCGAGATTGGCTCCGGGCTGCTGATCCTGGTCTGCGCGATGAAGGACGATGACGACACGGCCCCCGCGCGTATGGCGGTGAAACTGTCAAAGATGCGGGTGTTTCGCGACGCGCAGGACAAGATGAACCTGTCGCTGATGGATACGGGCGGCAGCGCGCTGATTGTCAGCCAGTTCACCCTTGCCGCGACGACCAAAGGCAACCGCCCCGGCTTTTCCGATGCCGCCCCGCCGGAGCGGGGGCGGCAGCTATACGAATCGTTCACGTCCGAGGTCGCGGCCCTTGGCATTCCCCATGCCAACGGAATCTTTGGCGCGGATATGAAGGTCGCGCTGGTCAACGACGGCCCCGTCACCTTTTGGGTCGAAGTTTAG
- the ftsH gene encoding ATP-dependent zinc metalloprotease FtsH: protein MGNARNIGFIVVIFLLLLGLFQVFSGNDNSNAANNPRYSDFVAAVDAGNVTSVTLNGEQVVYRTTDGRQISTVRPADAQTTQMLLERNIPFEARSQEQSTLQAFLLSMLPFVLLIGVWIYFMNRMQGGGKGGAMGFGKSRAKMLTEKQGRVTFEDVAGIDEAQEELEEIVEFLRNPQKFSRLGGKIPKGALLVGPPGTGKTLLARAIAGEAGVPFFTISGSDFVEMFVGVGASRVRDMFEQAKKNAPCILFIDEIDAVGRARGVGYGGGNDEREQTLNQLLVEMDGFEANEGIIIIAATNRRDVLDPALLRPGRFDRTIHVSNPDIRGREKILSVHARKVPLGPDVDLRIIARGTPGFSGAELMNLVNEAALLAARANRRFVGMVDFENAKDKVMMGVERRSMAMTQEQKEKTAYHEAGHAIVGMKLPKCDPVYKATIVPRGGALGMVVSLPEIDKLNYHKEEAEQKIAMTMAGKAAEIIKYGLENVSSGPAGDIQQASSLARAMVMRWGMSDKVGNIDYAEAHAGYQGGGSAGGLSISAHTKGLIEEEVKRLIDEGYDHAFKIIQDNYEEFDRLAQGLLEHETLTGEEIGRVMRGQPIGGGNDDDIEPPAPSVTSVPKTRPRREAPGMEPEPSA from the coding sequence TTGGGTAACGCTCGGAATATTGGTTTTATCGTCGTTATCTTCCTGCTGCTGCTGGGGCTGTTTCAGGTATTCTCGGGCAACGATAACTCCAACGCGGCGAACAACCCGCGCTATTCGGATTTTGTCGCAGCCGTGGATGCAGGTAACGTGACCAGCGTGACGCTGAATGGCGAGCAGGTTGTTTACCGCACGACCGATGGCCGCCAGATCAGCACGGTGCGCCCCGCCGATGCCCAAACCACCCAAATGCTGCTAGAGCGCAACATCCCGTTCGAGGCCCGCAGCCAAGAGCAATCGACCCTGCAGGCGTTTTTGCTGTCGATGCTGCCCTTTGTTCTGCTGATCGGTGTGTGGATCTATTTCATGAACCGCATGCAAGGCGGCGGTAAGGGCGGTGCGATGGGCTTTGGCAAATCGCGGGCCAAGATGCTGACGGAAAAGCAAGGCCGCGTGACGTTCGAGGATGTCGCCGGTATCGACGAGGCGCAAGAAGAGCTGGAAGAAATCGTCGAATTCCTGCGCAATCCGCAAAAATTCAGCCGTCTGGGCGGCAAGATCCCCAAAGGCGCGCTGCTGGTCGGCCCGCCCGGTACCGGTAAGACCCTGCTGGCGCGTGCGATTGCGGGCGAGGCGGGCGTGCCGTTCTTTACCATCTCGGGTTCGGATTTCGTGGAAATGTTCGTCGGTGTCGGTGCGTCGCGTGTGCGTGACATGTTCGAACAGGCGAAAAAGAACGCGCCCTGTATCCTGTTCATCGACGAGATCGACGCCGTTGGCCGCGCCCGCGGTGTCGGTTACGGCGGCGGCAATGACGAGCGCGAGCAGACCTTGAACCAACTGCTGGTCGAGATGGATGGTTTTGAAGCCAACGAAGGCATCATCATCATCGCTGCGACCAACCGCCGCGACGTTCTGGACCCTGCGCTGCTGCGTCCGGGCCGTTTCGACCGCACGATCCATGTGTCGAACCCCGATATCCGTGGCCGCGAGAAAATCCTGTCTGTGCATGCCCGCAAGGTGCCTTTGGGCCCCGATGTCGATCTGCGCATCATCGCACGCGGCACGCCCGGTTTCTCGGGTGCCGAGCTGATGAACCTTGTGAACGAGGCTGCGCTGCTGGCGGCACGCGCCAACCGCCGCTTTGTCGGTATGGTTGATTTCGAAAATGCCAAGGACAAGGTGATGATGGGTGTCGAGCGTCGCTCGATGGCTATGACGCAGGAGCAAAAGGAAAAAACCGCCTATCATGAGGCTGGCCACGCGATTGTCGGGATGAAGCTGCCTAAATGCGACCCGGTGTATAAAGCGACGATCGTGCCGCGTGGCGGTGCGCTGGGGATGGTTGTCAGCCTGCCCGAGATCGACAAGCTGAACTACCACAAAGAAGAGGCCGAGCAGAAGATCGCCATGACGATGGCCGGTAAAGCCGCCGAGATCATCAAATATGGCCTGGAAAATGTCTCGTCTGGCCCGGCGGGTGATATCCAGCAGGCCTCGTCCTTGGCGCGCGCGATGGTGATGCGCTGGGGCATGTCGGACAAGGTCGGCAATATCGACTATGCCGAGGCCCATGCCGGTTACCAAGGCGGTGGCAGCGCGGGCGGCCTGTCGATTTCGGCCCATACCAAAGGTCTGATCGAGGAAGAGGTCAAGCGTCTGATCGACGAGGGTTATGACCACGCCTTCAAGATCATTCAGGACAATTACGAAGAGTTCGACCGTCTTGCGCAGGGCCTTTTGGAACATGAAACGCTGACCGGCGAGGAAATCGGCCGTGTCATGCGGGGTCAGCCGATCGGTGGCGGCAATGATGATGATATCGAGCCGCCGGCGCCTTCGGTGACCTCGGTGCCCAAAACCCGCCCCCGCCGCGAGGCACCGGGGATGGAGCCGGAACCTTCGGCGTAA
- the pal gene encoding peptidoglycan-associated lipoprotein Pal, with amino-acid sequence MHKFLIAGLLVSAVALSACSRPDRSATGDSNSPYGAGGYGQGVGAGGAGSASDPTSQAYFNQTIGDRILFAVDQSSVSSEASQILNGQAQWLQTNSQYGIVIEGHADEQGTREYNVALGARRANAVREYLISRGISANRIRTVSYGKERPIAVCSAESCYTQNRRAVTVISVGGIS; translated from the coding sequence ATGCATAAGTTTCTGATCGCGGGTCTTTTGGTTTCGGCCGTGGCGCTGTCGGCATGTAGCCGCCCCGACCGCTCGGCCACGGGTGACAGCAACAGCCCCTACGGCGCTGGCGGTTACGGCCAGGGCGTGGGTGCGGGCGGCGCGGGCAGCGCGAGCGATCCGACCAGCCAGGCCTATTTCAACCAGACGATCGGGGATCGCATCCTGTTCGCTGTCGACCAGTCCAGCGTTTCGTCCGAGGCGTCGCAGATCCTGAACGGTCAGGCGCAATGGCTGCAAACCAACAGCCAATATGGCATCGTGATCGAAGGTCACGCGGACGAGCAAGGCACCCGCGAATATAACGTCGCATTGGGCGCGCGCCGCGCCAATGCGGTGCGCGAATATCTGATCTCGCGCGGGATCAGCGCCAACCGCATCCGCACCGTCAGCTATGGCAAAGAGCGTCCGATCGCAGTGTGCTCGGCCGAAAGCTGCTACACGCAAAACCGTCGTGCTGTGACCGTGATTTCGGTCGGCGGTATCAGCTAA
- the tolB gene encoding Tol-Pal system beta propeller repeat protein TolB yields the protein MNKFMALVLTAALAGPFAAMPALAQQGPLRITVTQGVIEPLPIAVPTFQAETAGAAEVANQISRLVAQDLTGSGLFREVPASSFISNHAMFDQAVAYADWRAINVQGLVTGAVSVSGNQLTVKFRLYDIYTGAELGQGLQFNGSVQGWRRMAHKVSDAVYSRITGESGYFDSRVVFVAESGPKDNRLKRVAIMDYDGANVQYLTDANSLVLAPRFSPTGAQILYTSYQSGAPRINLLDVASASARQLPTEVGEMAFSPRFSRDGGSVIYSLANGGNTDIYRTDIRTGGHTRLTNAPSIETSPSLSPDGSQIVFESDRSGTTQLYVMGANGGEARRISFGDGRYGTPVWSPRGDMIAFTKQQGGRFHIGVMRTDGSEERLLTSSFLDEGPTWAPNGRMLMFTRETQGETGGPSIYSVDISGRNLRQVATGSFASDPSWGPLQP from the coding sequence ATGAACAAGTTCATGGCGCTTGTGTTGACCGCCGCTTTGGCCGGGCCGTTCGCGGCCATGCCCGCGCTGGCGCAACAAGGTCCGCTGCGGATTACCGTGACGCAGGGCGTGATCGAGCCGCTGCCGATCGCCGTGCCCACCTTTCAGGCCGAAACCGCAGGTGCGGCCGAGGTCGCGAACCAGATCAGCCGCCTTGTGGCGCAGGATCTGACCGGCTCGGGCCTGTTCCGCGAGGTGCCAGCCTCGTCCTTTATCAGCAACCACGCGATGTTCGATCAGGCCGTGGCCTATGCCGACTGGCGTGCGATCAACGTGCAGGGTCTGGTGACCGGCGCGGTATCCGTTAGCGGCAACCAACTGACCGTGAAATTCCGTCTCTATGATATCTATACCGGCGCCGAACTCGGGCAGGGCCTGCAGTTCAACGGCTCGGTTCAGGGCTGGCGGCGTATGGCGCATAAGGTCTCGGATGCGGTTTACAGCCGCATCACCGGCGAGAGCGGTTATTTCGACAGCCGCGTCGTCTTTGTCGCCGAAAGCGGCCCCAAGGATAACCGCCTGAAGCGCGTCGCGATCATGGATTATGATGGCGCCAATGTGCAGTATCTGACCGATGCCAATTCGCTGGTGCTGGCCCCGCGGTTCTCGCCCACGGGCGCGCAGATCCTTTATACCAGCTATCAATCGGGTGCGCCGCGTATCAATCTGCTGGATGTCGCCAGCGCCAGCGCGCGCCAATTGCCGACCGAAGTGGGCGAGATGGCCTTTTCGCCGCGCTTTTCGCGCGATGGCGGCAGTGTGATCTATTCGCTGGCCAATGGCGGCAATACCGATATCTATCGCACCGACATCCGCACCGGTGGCCACACCCGCCTGACCAATGCGCCGTCGATCGAAACCTCGCCCTCGCTGTCGCCCGATGGCAGCCAGATCGTGTTTGAAAGCGACCGCTCGGGCACCACGCAGCTGTATGTGATGGGCGCCAATGGCGGCGAAGCGCGCCGGATTTCCTTTGGCGACGGGCGCTATGGCACCCCGGTCTGGAGCCCGCGCGGTGACATGATCGCCTTTACCAAACAACAGGGCGGCCGTTTTCACATTGGCGTGATGCGCACCGATGGCTCGGAAGAGCGACTGCTGACCTCCTCCTTCTTGGACGAGGGCCCGACTTGGGCGCCCAATGGCCGGATGTTGATGTTTACCCGTGAAACACAGGGCGAAACCGGTGGGCCGTCGATCTATTCGGTTGATATTTCGGGACGCAACCTGCGTCAGGTCGCGACTGGCAGCTTTGCATCCGACCCCAGCTGGGGCCCCTTGCAGCCCTAA
- the ybgC gene encoding tol-pal system-associated acyl-CoA thioesterase, translating into MTHQFALRVYYEDTDLAGIVYYANYLKYIERARSEWVRALGISQTALKTDSGVVFAVRRVEADYLTPARFEDDLIVETILHAMTPARLVLDQRVLRGAEVCFAARVTLVAISASGAPVRLPAALRDALC; encoded by the coding sequence ATGACCCATCAGTTTGCGCTTCGCGTCTATTACGAAGATACCGACCTTGCCGGTATCGTCTATTACGCCAATTATTTGAAATACATAGAACGTGCGCGCAGCGAATGGGTGCGGGCGCTGGGCATCTCGCAAACTGCGCTAAAGACGGACAGCGGCGTGGTCTTTGCGGTCCGCCGGGTCGAGGCGGATTACCTGACGCCCGCGCGGTTCGAGGATGATCTGATCGTGGAAACCATCTTGCACGCGATGACGCCCGCGCGCCTTGTGCTGGATCAGCGCGTGCTGCGCGGCGCCGAGGTCTGCTTTGCCGCCCGCGTCACGCTGGTCGCGATCAGTGCCAGCGGTGCGCCGGTGCGCCTGCCTGCGGCCTTGCGGGATGCGCTCTGCTGA
- the ybgF gene encoding tol-pal system protein YbgF — protein MIRKAALMIGVALLPQFAVAQDAATLADIRQQLTTLYADVSNLRAELTASGGLSGGVAGATPLDRLNSIEVVLQQITAKTEELEYRISRVVSDGTNRIGDLEFRLCELEPNCDIGSLGNTPTLGGGTGSSSAAAPAPSVTTPPTSGGSSQMALGEQEDFARASEALAQGDFRSAADGFATYLQTYPGGALSAEAMLRRGEAQEGLGQISEAARSFLESFAGAPDGAYAPQALLKLGLALGQMGQDTDACLTLGEVALRFPADPAVAEAATAMRNLNCA, from the coding sequence ATGATCAGGAAAGCCGCATTGATGATTGGGGTGGCATTGCTGCCCCAATTCGCCGTCGCGCAGGACGCGGCGACGCTGGCCGATATTCGCCAGCAATTGACGACACTTTATGCCGATGTCTCGAACCTGCGGGCGGAACTTACCGCATCGGGCGGGCTGTCCGGCGGGGTTGCCGGCGCGACGCCGCTGGACCGGTTGAACTCGATCGAGGTGGTGCTGCAGCAGATCACCGCCAAGACCGAAGAGCTGGAATATCGCATTTCCCGCGTCGTATCGGACGGCACCAATCGCATTGGCGATCTGGAATTCCGCCTGTGCGAGCTAGAGCCGAATTGCGACATCGGCAGCCTTGGCAATACGCCGACTTTGGGTGGCGGCACGGGCAGCAGCTCTGCCGCAGCGCCCGCCCCATCCGTGACGACACCGCCGACATCCGGCGGGTCCAGCCAAATGGCTTTGGGCGAACAGGAAGACTTTGCGCGGGCGTCGGAGGCGCTCGCGCAAGGTGACTTTCGCAGCGCCGCTGACGGTTTTGCGACCTATCTCCAGACCTACCCGGGCGGCGCGCTAAGTGCCGAAGCCATGCTGCGCCGGGGCGAGGCGCAAGAGGGGCTTGGTCAGATCAGCGAGGCTGCGCGCTCGTTTTTGGAAAGCTTTGCCGGTGCGCCGGACGGCGCCTATGCGCCGCAGGCTTTGCTAAAGCTGGGCCTTGCGCTGGGGCAGATGGGGCAGGATACCGATGCCTGCCTGACCTTGGGCGAGGTTGCGCTGCGCTTTCCGGCCGACCCGGCCGTGGCCGAGGCAGCAACAGCGATGCGCAATTTGAACTGTGCCTGA
- a CDS encoding chemotaxis protein CheA, translating into MERLGLNTIGAKVSAIGHVALIVWMIFGLSLVSDPLEFEFPDVSVISGAQFDELAANTSPQVQTDVTATDAASAEAPPEVAPMPPERPVQQQTPTPAETPVETPPAPEAAPTPVPVPDVAPVIEAPPAPVPDAAPSAPVVAPQVVEAQPAPQAPDAGAPDAAVAPRPVPRPADRIAPEAAPAPPLQAQEAPTAQAAVSPDADTPDVADEAQEQTAPPEATTQTVTEADRPAAAPTNVPRPQSRPQRQAAAPTQSATPQTPPASEAAASTPAANNNDDILAALAAAQDTPSASTSAPQVQMSGAEQDAFRIAVQGCWAVDPGAAAAQVTVVVGFELDTSGRVIGNNVRMVSSNGSGAAEQTAFEAARRAVLRCQGDGYPLSQAVLASGQSFEIEFDPSQMRLR; encoded by the coding sequence GTGGAACGGCTTGGCTTGAACACAATCGGCGCCAAGGTATCGGCGATCGGGCATGTGGCTCTGATCGTCTGGATGATCTTTGGCCTTAGCCTTGTCTCGGATCCGCTGGAGTTCGAGTTTCCCGATGTCTCTGTGATTTCGGGCGCGCAATTTGACGAATTGGCGGCGAATACCTCGCCCCAGGTGCAGACCGATGTAACCGCGACTGATGCGGCCAGCGCCGAGGCACCGCCCGAAGTGGCCCCGATGCCGCCCGAGCGTCCCGTGCAGCAACAGACCCCGACGCCGGCGGAAACGCCCGTCGAGACGCCCCCCGCGCCCGAGGCCGCCCCGACCCCGGTGCCGGTTCCCGATGTGGCGCCCGTGATCGAGGCGCCCCCCGCGCCGGTACCTGATGCGGCCCCGAGCGCGCCCGTGGTTGCGCCGCAGGTGGTCGAGGCGCAGCCCGCCCCTCAGGCGCCTGACGCCGGTGCCCCCGATGCCGCAGTCGCCCCGCGTCCCGTGCCGCGTCCCGCTGACCGCATTGCCCCCGAGGCCGCCCCCGCGCCGCCCTTGCAGGCGCAAGAGGCGCCGACTGCACAGGCCGCCGTCTCGCCCGACGCCGACACGCCCGATGTGGCCGACGAAGCGCAGGAGCAAACCGCCCCGCCCGAGGCGACCACCCAGACCGTGACCGAGGCGGATCGCCCCGCCGCCGCGCCCACGAACGTGCCGCGCCCGCAGTCGCGCCCGCAGCGTCAGGCCGCCGCGCCCACGCAAAGCGCGACGCCGCAAACCCCGCCCGCGTCCGAGGCCGCCGCCAGCACGCCCGCTGCCAATAACAACGACGATATTCTGGCCGCGCTTGCCGCCGCACAGGACACGCCCTCGGCCAGCACCTCCGCGCCGCAGGTGCAGATGAGCGGCGCGGAACAAGATGCGTTCCGTATCGCCGTGCAGGGCTGTTGGGCGGTTGATCCGGGGGCGGCTGCGGCGCAGGTAACGGTTGTTGTGGGCTTTGAGCTGGATACCAGCGGCCGCGTGATCGGCAATAACGTCCGGATGGTCAGCAGCAATGGCAGCGGCGCGGCCGAGCAGACCGCGTTCGAGGCCGCCCGCCGCGCCGTGTTGCGTTGCCAAGGCGATGGCTATCCGCTGTCGCAGGCGGTGCTGGCCAGCGGCCAAAGTTTTGAGATTGAATTCGATCCCAGCCAGATGCGCCTGCGTTAA
- a CDS encoding ExbD/TolR family protein, producing the protein MGAGVMKSGGGGGRRKRVRRSQAISEINITPFVDVMLVLLIVFMVAAPLMTVGVPVELPKTEASALPIDQEEPLSVTITADGLVMIQTTEVPPAELVTRLQAIAGERASDRIYLRADGANSWDMVAQVMGALNAGGFSNIGLVTDTGGSTFAPQPQ; encoded by the coding sequence ATGGGCGCGGGCGTCATGAAATCGGGCGGCGGTGGCGGACGGCGCAAGCGTGTCCGGCGCAGCCAAGCCATCTCGGAAATCAACATCACGCCCTTTGTCGACGTGATGCTGGTGTTGCTGATCGTGTTTATGGTCGCCGCGCCCCTGATGACGGTCGGCGTGCCGGTTGAACTGCCAAAGACCGAGGCATCGGCCCTGCCGATCGATCAAGAAGAACCCCTTAGTGTCACGATCACCGCCGATGGGCTGGTGATGATCCAAACCACCGAAGTGCCCCCGGCCGAACTGGTCACCCGTCTGCAGGCCATCGCGGGCGAGCGTGCCAGCGATCGCATTTATTTGCGGGCGGATGGGGCCAATTCCTGGGATATGGTGGCACAGGTGATGGGCGCGCTGAATGCGGGCGGCTTCTCGAATATCGGGCTGGTGACGGATACGGGCGGATCGACTTTCGCTCCGCAACCGCAATAA